A window of the Pseudomonas gozinkensis genome harbors these coding sequences:
- the ilvC gene encoding ketol-acid reductoisomerase gives MKVFYDKDCDLSIIQGKKVAIIGYGSQGHAQACNLKDSGVDVTVGLRKGSATVAKAEAHGLKVTDVAAAVAGADLVMILTPDEFQSQLYKNEIEPNIKKGATLAFSHGFAIHYNQVVPRADLDVIMIAPKAPGHTVRSEFVKGGGIPDLIAIYQDASGNAKNVALSYAAGVGGGRTGIIETTFKDETETDLFGEQAVLCGGTVELVKAGFETLVEAGYAPEMAYFECLHELKLIVDLMYEGGIANMNYSISNNAEYGEYVTGPEVINAESRQAMRNALKRIQDGEYAKMFISEGATGYPSMTAKRRNNAAHGIEIIGEQLRSMMPWIGANKIVDKAKN, from the coding sequence ATGAAAGTTTTCTACGATAAAGACTGCGACCTGTCGATCATCCAGGGCAAGAAAGTTGCCATCATCGGTTACGGTTCCCAGGGCCACGCCCAGGCGTGCAACCTGAAAGATTCCGGTGTCGACGTTACCGTCGGTCTGCGTAAAGGTTCGGCTACCGTTGCCAAGGCTGAAGCCCACGGCCTGAAAGTGACCGACGTGGCTGCCGCTGTTGCCGGCGCCGACCTGGTCATGATCCTGACCCCGGACGAGTTCCAGTCCCAGCTGTACAAGAACGAAATCGAGCCGAACATCAAGAAAGGCGCCACCCTGGCCTTCTCCCACGGCTTTGCGATCCACTACAACCAGGTTGTTCCGCGTGCCGACCTCGACGTGATCATGATCGCGCCGAAAGCCCCAGGCCACACCGTACGTTCCGAGTTCGTGAAAGGCGGCGGTATCCCTGACCTGATCGCGATCTACCAGGACGCCTCGGGCAACGCCAAGAACGTTGCGCTGTCCTACGCCGCCGGTGTGGGTGGCGGTCGTACCGGCATCATCGAAACCACCTTCAAGGACGAGACCGAAACCGACCTGTTCGGCGAACAAGCCGTTCTGTGTGGCGGTACCGTTGAACTGGTAAAAGCCGGTTTCGAAACGCTGGTTGAAGCTGGCTACGCGCCGGAAATGGCCTATTTCGAGTGCCTGCACGAACTGAAACTGATCGTTGACCTCATGTACGAAGGCGGTATCGCCAACATGAACTACTCGATCTCCAACAACGCTGAGTACGGCGAGTACGTGACCGGTCCGGAAGTGATCAACGCCGAATCCCGTCAGGCCATGCGCAACGCCCTGAAACGTATTCAGGACGGCGAATACGCCAAAATGTTCATCAGCGAAGGCGCAACCGGCTACCCTTCGATGACCGCCAAGCGTCGTAACAACGCCGCTCACGGTATCGAAATCATCGGCGAGCAACTGCGCTCCATGATGCCGTGGATCGGTGCCAACAAGATCGTCGACAAAGCCAAAAACTAA
- the ilvN gene encoding acetolactate synthase small subunit yields the protein MRHIISLLLENEPGALSRVVGLFSQRNYNIESLTVAPTEDPTLSRLTLTTVGHDEVIEQITKNLNKLIEVVKLVDLSESAHIERELMLVKVKATGAQRAEIKRTTDIYRGQIVDVSASVYTVQLTGTSDKLDSFIQSIGTASILETVRSGVTGIARGDKVLSI from the coding sequence ATGCGGCACATTATTTCCTTGCTTCTGGAAAACGAACCCGGTGCTTTGTCTCGCGTAGTCGGCCTGTTCTCGCAGCGCAACTACAACATCGAAAGCCTGACCGTGGCGCCAACCGAAGACCCGACCCTGTCGCGTCTGACGCTGACCACTGTTGGCCACGATGAAGTCATCGAGCAGATCACCAAAAACCTGAACAAGCTGATCGAAGTGGTCAAGCTGGTGGACCTGTCGGAGAGCGCTCACATCGAGCGCGAACTGATGCTGGTCAAGGTCAAGGCCACTGGCGCCCAGCGCGCCGAGATCAAACGCACCACCGATATTTACCGTGGACAGATCGTCGACGTCAGCGCCAGCGTGTATACCGTTCAACTGACCGGTACCAGCGACAAGCTCGACAGCTTCATTCAGTCCATCGGCACCGCATCGATTCTGGAGACCGTCCGCAGCGGCGTCACCGGTATTGCCCGCGGCGACAAAGTACTCAGCATCTAA